In Panthera tigris isolate Pti1 chromosome B1, P.tigris_Pti1_mat1.1, whole genome shotgun sequence, the sequence TCCTGGTTCGGCTGATGGATTATCTGATTACCTCTCCGTAATGGAGTGGGCACTCAGAAAATAAGGACTaagttgaataaaataatttggaaaatattaaagtaatagtttcagtgaaattttaaaatgtgtagtgAATTTTCCTTAgaaatgagggtgcctgggtggctcagtctgttaagcctctgactttggctcaggtcatgatcttgctgcaacagagttcaagctccacatcgggctctgtgctgacagctcagagcctagagcctgtttcagattctgtctccctctctctctttctgcccctcccctgctctcattctgtttctctctctcaaaaataagtaaacattaaaaaattaaagcaaaaagaaacaagggtGCTAGGAAGTACTGAGTAAACGAGTaggagaaacataaaaaaatatgattactAAGCAACTGCATTAATCTTAGTCTGTGTGCTCTACAGGAAAGAGCACCATACTGAAAATGAAATGTGTGGAATCCCAAACAGATTTCTTAACCTTCTttgtcttggttttctcatttgtaacctagaaattattttgaggatattctgagttatttttcaaatctcCATTTCTACTCTTGGGGATTCAAAGTGTGACCAAAGAGAGTGGAGGGCAATAGCCCTGTGCTTATGACACAGGCATATGATAGAAAGAACCAGAAACCCTGTCAAGAAAACCTGGATTGTAATTTTCCTCCACTCTTTGGTAGCTGTCACTTATGGTTTGGGACCATAAGTAACCTCTGTGTTCTTTATCTGTAATACAGAGACaattaagttaaaagaaaaaaagagaaaaaacattttctttaatgagaaaactcaggggtgcctgggtgactcagttggttaagcacactgactcttagtttctgctcaggtcctgatttcatggttggtgggacggagccccacgtggggctccacgatgacagcatggagcctgcttaggattctctctctccctctctctctgcccctcccttgctcaggcTCTCacccattccctctctccctctctctctctctcaaaataagtaaagttaaaaaataaagtaaaaaacaaacgaaaaaaatcagtgagatgTTTTGAAAGGGTTTGCTTTAAGACCATAGTCATGCATTCTGCGAAAATAAGGTTCCAAAGATCTGTGCCAACGGTCATGAATAGTGAGAGATTTTCAGTGTCCTGACTATATCGTAGACATGGAATAGCTTATTTTGAGCAAAGGAAACGCAGGTAGAAAGTGCACAGACATTGTTGTTGCAGGAAGGATATCCTGTATTGTAAAGCAACAGCCACCCATGGATAGAATTAGAAGCATAATATCAATacaaaaaatcttaataaatgtCACTGATTTACAGCAACAAGGACTACCCATATTATGCTACCTTGTCAGGTAAGGaaggggaaacatttttttttttcaagaaatacatGTATCTGATCATttgtgggtgtgtgggggggggagcacaaaaagaataaagtgatgAGACTGGGAGTGTGTAGGAACTGGGGaaggtaggggggtgggggatggggaatgAGAATAGAAAGGATAAAGGTGTCATGGTCATGTCTTTGAATATATCTTTGTGCATGATTTTGGCTTTTAGAATTATGTTAATGTTTCACAtactcaaaaaaaaccccacattatcataatacttaaaaatggctCCCCGCTGAAAGAGTGGCAAAGCAGAGAGCGCAATGGTGGGCAGTTCAGAGTTTGCCCAGCCCTGGGTGGACCAAACACTTCTAGACCAGTCCCCAGGGTATCCTAGGGACCATCCCCAGGCATACAAGACAGATTTCTTTATCCAACAAATGTTTACTAGAGACCTACTATGTACCAGTTGCTAGCGTAGGCCCTGGAGATATACTAGGACAACAGACACAGAGCCCTAGTCTAGCCTAATGGGGATCCTACTACAGTGTAAAAGACCTTAGTTGATCTCCTACAAGCCCAAGGCGCTCCAGCACCAGACTTCATTGGGAGTTGCTTGTTGTGTATCGAGTTTTAAAGAGGGAATCCCTTCgttttagtttgaaaaaaattggggggggggtgcagcacAGGCGGGAAGACCTTTGTTAACCCTGAATGGGAAGAAGTTCAATATACTTCATGAGCAGATTCTGTATGATGGTATCACACGGCTTGGGAATAATTTAAAAGTCTGTCTCCTGTGCAAGAGTGGGGTAAGATAAAAGGCTGAGGCCTTTCATTTCCTTAGTATGTTAAGCGCTTGGACAGAGCTGGCCCAGGGTAGGCGTTTCAAACGCATTGGTGGACCTAGTTTggtttgaggttttatttattgtgtgaccTAAGTGGACTAAGGCCACTCACACCCCTGGCATGACCAGCTCATCTCATTTTAAGAATAGGGATggtggggtacctgtgtggctcagtcccttgagcagCAGACTGGATTTCTGccagggtcatgatcccagggttgtgagatcaagcctcgcgGAGGGcttgtgctgagtatggagcctacttaagattctctctctctctgctcctatcccTCGCTCTCCTTCccgctgtctctctaaaataaaacaagagagagagagatgatgttTCCACTCCTGAGCAAGGGAGCACATCACCTGGCACCACACTGTCTAGGCTGTGCCCAGCTCTGCCTAACAGCCTGAGAACTCCCCAGCTTTTCTGCTCTCCACGCCTGCCGGCCTTACTCCTGGCCCCTCCCTATGACCCACTCACCCTGGCCTGGTCGTTCGTGTCCCAGTTATTAAGGTTGCAATTGACACGGCGAGAGTAAGACCAAAGTTATCGGTTCCACCTTGCTTCGGGGCGGGGCGTTTTCCAGGGCTCCCTAGCtctagaggaggaggaaggggtgtcACCGAGGCCCGGCCTGTTTGCCGCGAAGTCCAGGTCCCGGGCGTCCTGGAGGTGACTTGGGGAGAGAGCGAGACCCCAGCAAGCGGAGACCACGGAAAGCTAAGGCCAGTACCGCGAAGTACGCTCCCTCCCTGCTGCAGGGCGCCCTCCAGATGGCAGAAGGACAGCCTGTCTCCCCGCAGGGTTGGGGCGAGAGCGATCGGCACACCTGTCTCCAGGGTTGCTCCCGGTGTACGGGAGCCTGAGCCAAAGGCGCCCCTTCCGTCAAGCTGACTGGTGTTTACACCAATCGCGAGGGGTCAGAAAGCCTTTTCCCGTCCCAACTCTCCAACAaaccaaggaagaaaaagcaaagccaAACCCGAGAGCACGATTTGTACTCAGGGCTTTGGATGCCAAGACCATCCCAAGGTGCCCTTTTTCTAGGTCTTCCTAGAGCGCAATAGGCCACGGGGAGAATTTCAGCGTGGAATAAAGCGCTGACAGCGGGTTTGCGCTTGACGTCTTCACCCCGGGTCGCCTCGAGCCGCAGCTTGGAAAGTGGGGACTGAGCGGAGCTactggagggggggcgggggggggggagggctgctcAAAGGGCTCttaatgaaaatgtcctaaatgCGTCCACTTTCGGAGGTCAGAGTGCTTGCAGTAAATACCCGCCTATCAGACGTTTGCCTGCCCCGCTGCGGAGAGGAGAATACGATAACTTTTTTTCTAGGAAGTCGTGAGATTTGATTCATTAATATTTGTCCTACTTATTTATCCTGaggaaataactcaaaatgtTCACAAGGTTGAAAGCACAAAGATATCCTCTGAAGCTTTGTTTACAGTGACAAAAACAGATATAATCTAAAACTATAAACACTGTCTATTATGGACCATCCATAACATGGACCACACTGGTTGTAACTTGTAATTTTCGAATATTGTAATTTTTGAATACATTTGTGAAAACTCTAGTGAAGTGCTGGACATGCTtatgatgtaaatttaaaatacacaaactcGCATATACCCTATGCCAAGATAGTGTAAAGAAGGAAGTGAGCTAAATGTCATTTCCggatgaatcttgttttcttttcaactttctcttgtttctaccccacccccacccccaaagggtGCTTGGTGACTTTTATCattgaaaaaaacttaaataaatgtatgtcATTGCAAGATGTTGATGTCTCTGGGAGTTTcagccagccctgcctcaggagtcgcttaacctctctgatgGTGACTCATCGCTGAAAAAgacagcaaggaaggaaggaaggaaggaaggaaggaaggaaggaagggaggaagggaggagggaaggggggaggaagggagcgaggaaggaaggaagggaaactgGAAACACCTGGAGTGTAGCTTtgatgtaaagattaaatgatgtGATGTATAAGAAAGCATTACTTGGTTGAACCATCAAATGTGCCAAAATTTTGTGCCCACTAGACTGGGAACAAGAGTTCAACTTATCTAAATTTCAGGCAATAATAAAGCCCAGACGGTTCTTGTTAACATTGAATTCTCTTAAGAAGACTTACCTAAGAAACAGTTGATCTGAAATCCCAAAAAAGAACTCTAGATCTCATTTTGATTAAAAGGTACTTTAAAACTCCTTAGAGTCTGCTGAGACTGCTCACCCTAAATCATGTATTCTTAATTGAACCATTGTAGCATGAGTAATAGCGGTGGACATTCACTGATGGCTTCATACACATTATCTCAATTCTCACAATCATCCTACGATGAGCCTATTGTTATCTCCGCTTTAAAAGTAAGCCTTAGTTTAGAGAGGTAAATACTTTAATCAAAGCCCACAGCTGTGTTCAAGAGCAAGGTCTAGACATAGACGTGTTGACTCCACCTTCCCGTTCCCAGCCGCTGCACACACTGTCTCCTTCCACTTGTTGCCAGCTGCGTCCAAGAGGAGTTTTTCTGAAAATCTAATGCTCCCCAGGGCTTCCCACCCCCTGGGGGcggagctggaggtgggggtgaggagggaaagGACGACACCGAGTTCAGACACACTGAAAGTTGGAACGCTGAAAACAATCAACTTTAGGGAGAttaaaggggaggaagagaaggaactaGGGAGCCCCTGTCTGGGGCCTTGAGAGCTGGGGCTAGTACgtttcctcctccccactcactcgCGGAGCCCGCCAAGAGGCCAGGGGGCTCCCCCAATATAGCTCCCTTGCCAAGTCTTGGCGACCGTAGCTGAGATGCTCCGCCTACGAAGAGGCCATCTGGGTTCCCCAGACCCAGACTCTGCTCAAAGCGAGAAGTTTCCGGCTGAGGCTAGGCGTAGACGGGTCAAGACTCGCTCCTCCGGCGGCGCCCAGCCTCTGCTCCCAGAACCGAACTCCCCGCCGCGGGGGGACCCCACCCTGCGCCCACTTAAGACTCCAGCATGCTCTTCCAATCCCGCGGGTGCCCAGCCGTCTCCGCCTCAGTTTTCCTCGGCCACGTGAGTGGAGAGTTGAGCAAAGGCCGGGCCGGAAGGACGGGCTCGGGTTGCAGAGCAAGGGTTCCACCCCCCATCCTCTCACGTCCCCTAGGAGAGCCCCCGTGGACGGGGCTGACCTCTGCAGCTCCCTCTATTACCGTATTCACCCAGATACGAGCCGCGCGCAGCACCCTCTCCCATTTTCCTGGCTTTTGAGAACCGTCGACACAAACCAAACCTTTCCGGAAGGtggctggggggtggagaggaatTCGAAGGGCGCGGGAAGAAAGCTCCCGGGGAGGAAGGTACAGATTAGCACGTGGTTCCTGCCGGAACCAATGAGGGTCAGCGATCTCGGCCTCGGTCACCCGGCCGGCAGGGATGGCCCAGAGGAAGGCGCAGTCCAGGACACTGGGCTTCTGCCCGCTGTGCTTGCAGCGACAAGAGGGGAAGCTCAGGGCGACACCCAGAGGGTGACCGGGGATACCCCAGCCCCGCCTCCTCCGCCTTCGGGATGCCGCTGAACCCTGTCACCTCCACCCCCTTCTCAGTCAATGATATCCTGAGGCTGGAGCCAGAGCAGATAGATCCCGAATTCTTGCAACTCCGGGAGGCACCGGGCAGCCCTGAAAGCTTTCAGTGCCAGCGACCGGTCCCAGAACCGCTAAAGTCAGAGGTTCACAGCACCTGCAGCGCCCGCGGCGGAAACAGCGACAGGACCGACGAGTCGGGGTGTCCTGGTGGTCCCCCCGAGACGCTCGCAGAGATGGACTCAGAACGCGTGGAGGAGCCACGTAAGTACGCGCGCTCAGGTCTCGGCTTCTACACGGGGATCCTGGCTGTGGGGTTGGTCATGACCAGTTGGCGCCTGGGGCTAACGCGCATCTCCTGGTCTTTCCTGCTCCGAGGGCTTCTATTTCCCCTTGTTTGAGAATTCCAAAAGGCAGATCTCTCAGCCCCCTCTACCATCCCCTTCAGACACCCGGTGTGCTTCCTGCGCCCCCTGAATCGTAGGGGGTTCATTATTTCCATAGCCTGCCCTCTGCTTCGCACAAGCTCATCACCCCCAGTCACAGCCACACTTCCCAGAAACTCCAGCTTCCCTTTCTCACAGCGAAACCCTCTAGATGTCTTAGCTCTGTTCCAGCACCACGGGTCTCCCCTGCCATTTCCTCGTCTCTGTACCCTAAAGCGTCTGCCCCAAGTGTAGCCATCAAAGCAGCCGAGCGCTTTGGGAGTGGAAAGTCGGCCGGCTCTGGGGCAAGCCGCAGCTTGGGGCTTGCTGAGTGGCCTGGCCAGCCCAGTCATCCTCCGCCCAGGTTCCTCGTCTGGACAAAGAGAGGTGGCGACCAGATCAGGTCGTGTCTGCGTCCCTAGGCCTGAACGGCCCTGCGGGCGCTGGCGGGCGCTCCTCCGCGTCTGGCAGCCGGGTAAGGGCAGCTCCAGGTTTCGAAGCTCTGGGAGACGACTCCGGGGGTCTCCGTGCCTGGTCTCCGAAAGTGCCACGTCGTGCGCAGGGAAGCCAGGCCCTGGCACCTGTGCCTAGCcgcaggaagggaaggagcaggCATTGAGTTGTGTTGCCTTGGCTCCTGAGACCTGGGAAGCTTCCGCAGAAAAGTGTCCACATTCCAAGGGATGAAGAAGCCACTcttctctctgcgcctccctgcGCGTCTGGGGTCCGCCCGCCAGGCCTGTCGTGTCGGGCCTCTTCCGCCAGGCCGTGCCACGGCCCATCCATTCAAGGCTCAAACGAATAAGTAAAGGGACTAGTTCAGAGTTGTTTGTTGACTAATGGCCTGGTTACTCACCCACTCCAGGAGCCTGGAGAACATTAACCTTTGCTGTGTGTTCTCAGAGAGGCCTGTGGGTTTCTGCAGACTCTATAAACACTAATTCCCTCCGAGCTGCTCAGCCAACTTGTCACTCACTCTGGCTTTGTTGAGAAAGGATCGCGGTACTCGGACCACAGCTGTTACCTGCCAGCCAAAGGCACGTGCACCGCTTTCTCCTCACCTGGGGAACCCCTAAGCAGCATCTCTTATGAGGCTGCCGTGGACTTAACTCGGAGGAGGGGCCTGCGCCCAGCTCCAGGGACTAAGCCCGGGTCCACTGCAATGATCGAACGTTCCTGGTGGAGTCTGCGTACTTCGCCTGTCCCCAGACCACCTTGCTTTCAGAGACCAGGGCAAGAGGGGCTGCAGACCAAGGGCGCTTGCTGCTGGCACGCACCAGGGTGTCACGCAGCCCCTTGGCCTGCATGGTCAGTGACTCTGAAATGGGATCCTTCTTGTTCCAAAGAGTTGCTTAAGGTCAGTTGTTACTTTTCAATTTGCTAAGATTAAAATCCCCATCAATATTTTCCCTCTTTGCGAGATGTCCCCAGTTTCTCTGAGCACAAGCTGAAGGAAGGCCgaagaaagtttttatttccaCAAACTTCAGCTATCAAACAGCCCCATCACCTGCCTCCAGAAGACTGTGTCAACAGGGGTGGGGGTTTGGAGTCGGGTTCCAACCCGCACCTTCCCTAATCAGGCGAGTTCTGCTCTACCTCACCCAGAACTCGCAGCCCCTCGGCGTTCCTGGTTTTCTCCTGGCGTGATTCTCCATGAAAACTCAGCGTTTCCTCTCGACCTACCCTTGAGTTAAAACAGAGCTTAGCCAAGACAGAaaagaggtggggagaaggggaggagaggctgtATCTCTGCGTGCTTCAGGCACAGCCGCCTCAGTCCGGGTGATCCGCGAGGGCACCAACCctgggaagaggaaggcagggtgAAACCAACGCCACCTGCTTGCCAAAGACACCCCAAAGGAGAAAGAGGtcgctttttaaaaagccaaatgtGGGTCTAAACTTTGTATATTCCTCCAAGAGAACCGCAGTTTCCAAGCCAAGAATCAGGAAACCgaaatattttgttcagttttattctATTTGGATTAAAGAGCATCACATCCAAGAAAGATGGGACCGGTCCCTGGTGCCGGTGGAGCGCTTGATGACCAAAAAGACAAGGGTGTGGGCAAGGGTGGGGTGAAGGTCGGAGACTCTCGGGGCACCCGCCCCTGCCTTGGATCTGAATAACCTGCGATGCGCCCCGGACCACCACGGATAACCAGGCAGACAGGAACCCACTGGCAAGCGCGTCACCAAGTTTCCGCTCTGTCCCTAACTCTCtctctatcatctctctctctccctttctctgtccccccttTCCACCCAGGGCGGTCCAAAGTCAATCTCCATCTAACAGGCCCCCACACTCACACATGGTCCTCGAGGCAAAAGCTTCCCCAAACACCGCCACGCTAGAACCGAACCACAGCGAATCGCCCCCtaccccaccacccacccacagaccttctaagaagaaaatgaagtggTCTTAGATTCTTGATCAACTACCTTTTGGGACAAGGCTGTACACCGGGGACCCTGGAGTGGCAGCATTTACGTATGCGCCTGCAGATACAACAGCGGCAGAGCGTGGGGGGAAAGGAGCCTTCAGACCGTCCTGGGACGGGGGTGAGGGGTCGGCAGAGGGGACGGAAGGGGACGCGGAGTGAAGGctgccaggggagaggggcgtCTCTTGGAAACCATGTAACTGCTTCGGGGAGCCGGAGGCTGGGCGCTGACGCTGTTCCTTCCTGTGCTTTTAGAGCCGGGCCTCAGCGCAGCCTCGCCCCTCCACGGCGGGACCAGGGGGCCAGAGCTCGGCGTCGGCGACCCCGGCAGCGGCGCGCGCGGGACCGGCCCCGAGCAGCCCAAGGCGCGCCAGCGGCGGAAGCCCCGCGTGCTCTTCTCGCAGGCGCAGGTGCTGGCGCTGGAGCGGCGCTTCAAGCAGCAGCGGTACGTGTCGGCGCCCGAGCGCGAGCACCTGGCCAGCGCGCTGCAGCTCACGCCCACGCAGGTCAAGATCTGGTTCCAGAACCGGCGCTACAAGTGCAAGAGACAGCGCCAGGACAAGTCCCTAGAACTGGCGGGCCACCCCCCGGCGCCGCGCCGGGTGGCGGTGCCCGTGCTGGTGCGGGACGGCAAGCCCTGCCTGGGCCCCGGCGCGCCGGCTTTCTCGGGCCCCTACGGCGCCGCCGCGGCGCCCTATTCCTGTTACGGCGGCTACGCGGGCGCCCCTTTTGGCGCCGGCTACGGCGGCGGCTACGCGGGCGCGCCCCCGGGTCCTGCGACGCCCGCACCCCTGGCCAGCGCGGGTTTCGGCGGGGGTGGCCCCGGCGCCGGCCCGCAGAGCCACCTGCCCGCCGCGCTGCAGGGCGTCAGGGCCTGGTGAGGCGCGGTGGCTCCGAGACGCCCGCCGTGTCCCGGTGCTCCGTGCCAGCCTCGCCGCCCACCGCTTTCGGCGGCCGGGATGGAGGGCGGCGCTGGCGGAGCGACCGGATGGCACTTCTCCCCGAGCAATCCCTGGGACTGCGAATTGCCCCCGACAAGCCATCCCGCTGAAGGCCCGGGGACGGTCTTCTCCCCAAAGACAGCGCGCAGGGCCTGCGCCGGCCGCCCACGAAGCAgccctgggagggaggagagcccGGGGTGGCTGGCAGTTTCTCGTTCGGAGCAGTACTGAAGCAGGTGACTTGTGGAGCCTCAAACCCAGGGTTTGCTGATAGGCTCCTGAATTTGTGCGCAGCAGCCTGCAgcctgggcggggtggggggtggtggtgaatggGGGGTTCGGGGCTCTAGAGGGCCTCGATCCTCCATTAAAggcaaggggggtggggaagaatgaGGAGTCCAGTGAGATGTGGGAACCCGGGTGTAgagcggggcggggtggggggtgcaggagGTCCTGGTGAGGAACTATCGTGTGAGCTAACCCCTCAGGGGACTTTAAAATGCCCTCCCCCCCTACCCGCCTCGCTGCTCTGTTCGCAGAGGACTGCATTAATCCAGTGGGGACGTGGTTGCTCTCGGGGAAGGTATTCTGGCTCTCCCCTTTACCGTCACTGCATTTTATCCCCTGTATTCAGCCCAGCACCTTGAGTGAATACactaaatatatttgtgtgtgtttgcgtgtgtgggGGCCATTAGAATCCACCCACCTCTCCTTACCTCTAAGCAACTtcgaattaaaataaaaaacgacACCCAGAAGTTCTGACTCCTCGGTGCAGACAAGATTTCCTAGGGAGACAAAATGGTTGGACTCCTGGAGATAGGTGACCTGATTtcttcgctctctctctctgtggagTTTCTTTCAAACCACAACCCTTTTCTAAACCAGGCAACAGGAAAGGAGGCATCCAGGAGGCCGTAAGTCCACCTAGGGATGGGTAGGACACCTGAACTTTAGGGGGAAATCATGACCCTCCTCCGTAAAGATGTTTGAAATTCTGCAAATTTAAGACCGAAAACAAACTCATTCTATTAATGGGAACAAGGGGTCAGATACATTTATCTCTGGCAGGAAAATTGGGCCCCTGTTTTCTCCCCTTGGATAACATTTGTAGACAATGAAAACTCTGGTTCTTCACCCCTCCACCACTAACATGccaaaaattaaattctatttaataaatgcgaatatttaacaaaaatgtactggccctgcattttctcatttctgaatgTGTCCTGATTGTTTCCACCAACGTGAGAAACAGACTTCTTTGGTCCTATGTAAACTATACCTGACTACTCATTGCTAACATCTCTTGAAGCTTATGTGTTCAAGCTAAAAACAAgagtattattcttattttttcttactaccatttccttacattttccctccttttgattttcatccttttttatttctctattttcgctgttaataaaaatacatttagacATACTCCACAGTGTCTTGCAACTATAGTTTGTGCTGTGCTCCTG encodes:
- the NKX2-6 gene encoding homeobox protein Nkx-2.6, producing the protein MPLNPVTSTPFSVNDILRLEPEQIDPEFLQLREAPGSPESFQCQRPVPEPLKSEVHSTCSARGGNSDRTDESGCPGGPPETLAEMDSERVEEPQPGLSAASPLHGGTRGPELGVGDPGSGARGTGPEQPKARQRRKPRVLFSQAQVLALERRFKQQRYVSAPEREHLASALQLTPTQVKIWFQNRRYKCKRQRQDKSLELAGHPPAPRRVAVPVLVRDGKPCLGPGAPAFSGPYGAAAAPYSCYGGYAGAPFGAGYGGGYAGAPPGPATPAPLASAGFGGGGPGAGPQSHLPAALQGVRAW